Proteins from a genomic interval of Beijerinckia indica subsp. indica ATCC 9039:
- a CDS encoding TetR/AcrR family transcriptional regulator gives MARPSLREKIIDAALECFHEQGFLGCSVQDITDAAGAPKGSFYNHFKTKEALALEVLQRYVDAVRVGMLFEGDRPPLERLRAHFEYLIERNKDLDFARGCMIANFTSEMADHYPDMRTALDHAMTRWSTAITSLLRQAQIDGKLSQAKDPERLARFMICAWQGTLMRARIAKIHQPFDDFFALIFEDLLA, from the coding sequence ATGGCTCGACCCAGTCTGCGTGAAAAGATCATCGACGCGGCCCTGGAATGTTTTCATGAGCAAGGTTTCCTTGGATGCAGCGTCCAGGACATCACCGACGCCGCCGGTGCACCCAAGGGATCATTCTACAATCATTTCAAAACCAAAGAGGCTCTGGCTCTCGAAGTGTTGCAGCGTTATGTCGACGCAGTTCGTGTCGGTATGCTCTTCGAGGGTGATAGGCCACCACTCGAGCGATTGCGCGCGCATTTCGAATATCTCATAGAGCGAAATAAGGATTTGGATTTTGCGCGCGGATGCATGATCGCCAATTTTACTTCGGAAATGGCAGACCATTATCCAGATATGCGCACCGCCTTGGATCACGCCATGACGCGATGGAGCACCGCCATCACCTCCCTATTGCGTCAGGCGCAAATCGACGGAAAGCTCTCGCAGGCCAAGGACCCTGAACGTCTGGCGCGTTTCATGATCTGTGCTTGGCAGGGCACTCTCATGCGTGCACGAATCGCCAAAATCCAC
- the fabF gene encoding beta-ketoacyl-ACP synthase II, whose translation MRRIVITGMGAVSPLAAGVEASWSRLLAGQSGIRCLPKEIVADLPVKIGGMVPSHTDDTAGLDPHAVVLPKEQRKMDRFILFGLAAAKEALAQAGWEPRSAEEQQRTATIIASGIGGFPAITEAVRTVERHGVRRLSPFTIPSFLVNLAAGHISIRFGFKGPIGAPVTACAAGVQAIGDAARLIRGGEADVAVCGGTEACIDSVSLGGFAAARALATRFNDMPAQASRPFDISRDGFVMGEGAGILVIEALDHALARKALPLAELVGYGTTADAYHITSGPEDGEGAQRAMQQAIAQAGISPSDIQHLNAHATSTQLGDKSEMAAIKSVFGADGGIAVSSTKSATGHLLGAAGGLEAIFTILALRNQIAPPTLNLDAPDPVGAGIDFVANKARPMRMDYAISNGFGFGGVNASTLFCRYGLHPLGRH comes from the coding sequence ATGAGACGTATTGTTATCACAGGCATGGGCGCAGTCAGCCCCCTCGCTGCCGGTGTGGAGGCAAGCTGGTCACGGCTTCTGGCAGGCCAGTCCGGTATTCGGTGCCTGCCGAAAGAAATCGTAGCGGACCTTCCGGTCAAGATCGGTGGGATGGTCCCGTCGCATACAGACGACACGGCTGGTTTGGACCCTCATGCCGTCGTTCTGCCGAAGGAACAACGGAAGATGGACCGCTTCATCCTTTTCGGCCTTGCGGCCGCGAAGGAAGCGCTGGCGCAAGCGGGCTGGGAGCCCCGCTCGGCCGAAGAGCAGCAGCGGACCGCGACCATCATTGCCTCCGGCATCGGTGGTTTTCCGGCGATCACCGAGGCCGTGCGAACAGTGGAGCGGCATGGTGTGAGGCGGCTCTCCCCCTTCACGATCCCGTCGTTCCTCGTAAACCTCGCGGCCGGGCATATTTCGATCCGCTTCGGTTTCAAGGGACCAATCGGGGCGCCAGTGACGGCTTGCGCGGCCGGTGTGCAGGCGATCGGCGACGCTGCGCGACTCATTCGCGGAGGGGAAGCCGATGTTGCTGTCTGCGGTGGCACTGAAGCTTGCATCGATAGCGTCAGTCTCGGCGGCTTCGCCGCGGCGCGTGCTCTGGCGACCCGTTTCAATGACATGCCCGCGCAGGCCTCTCGGCCGTTCGATATCTCGCGCGATGGCTTCGTCATGGGCGAAGGCGCCGGCATTTTGGTGATTGAAGCGCTTGATCATGCCCTCGCGCGCAAGGCGCTGCCATTGGCCGAATTGGTCGGTTACGGGACGACCGCTGATGCCTACCACATCACATCCGGACCAGAGGATGGAGAAGGGGCGCAACGGGCCATGCAACAGGCGATCGCTCAGGCTGGGATCTCCCCATCGGACATTCAACATTTGAACGCCCATGCAACCTCGACGCAACTGGGCGACAAGAGTGAGATGGCCGCGATCAAATCCGTTTTTGGAGCAGATGGTGGAATTGCGGTCAGCAGCACAAAATCAGCAACTGGACATCTGCTAGGAGCGGCTGGCGGACTGGAGGCCATCTTCACGATTCTGGCGCTCCGGAATCAAATCGCTCCACCCACACTCAATTTAGATGCACCAGATCCGGTGGGCGCGGGAATCGACTTCGTGGCGAATAAAGCCCGGCCGATGCGTATGGATTACGCTATCTCCAATGGCTTTGGCTTTGGAGGCGTCAACGCCAGCACCCTGTTCTGTCGATATGGACTTCACCCCTTGGGTCGACACTGA